Proteins encoded in a region of the Oscillospiraceae bacterium MB24-C1 genome:
- a CDS encoding SpaA isopeptide-forming pilin-related protein gives MLTKNGFYKTLSFAMACLLMINACLFTINAATDDGSLYKNGIRLKDGDHVTETDELTWQLSISDKAMAQGVTIILPDRLLPNITGANLDDLFATTEGNEVYLWSETNHDSGNLDSGELVSGDPDSSEVTMRTVRIPCIIDVSQVHDGQINIAGMNLNVILSAAMPLSTPTFKAMTADPVISLFTTKSEAGKTVADQNISDVASVSMYDEFLLRFNWDNLGSSASPSDFYEFDLPEEVSRPTSTDSMNIYPVPTAAYPGFPVDKPFAVLSWEAGNPTLRITFQDLGQYEYGGNIYNAFELLGQTEINFLCNLDRDALDADDQGRVTIGLPSSVTVVIDELVPKPPQLNKTAGEIDEHGEVEWTITYTHPTQAYHGEIPTKLVDVLPDGMDYVANSALTSVDNVAQTGLVNFQDGILSCDLSSIGSGETLTLTYKTRLTDSELQKIWLSTSPDQRYSNAVTAVHDSGAVTTEGDGSYTVVVDDSWQNSIVIQKDSRTIAPASDGDLWRIDWTITVRTASRNFKTLEVIDTLGKGLNLEPGSIVIKADDSPYTADTVITSMDGKTVMTVKLIESGIPETAAAKYEIKYSTTVKPEYFEQTGDLTDESLKNFAQLRYEWKDSGSGTGLVSPPAIEKNPSDINNDLIRKDNGQYDYVNHKMPWTITVNPNKVNLTEVKLEDDLSSSSPAHRFVADDGDSVKAIDDIRAAVIDGLTQAGLDSAVLSDVTIVDNKLTILLGNLGENSFKFTINTYVSDNTFWASNQSGTFRNTIVMKQDGTKVNGLPISKDVSANDYIKVYNEVLSKKHIGFDPKTKKVTWALTVNKNALNLGDVTITDTLAQHLICNVDDAKLDGTAFSGDNTFEVDGQNITIRLKDVQSKHIITFTTTIDINAQELREQPEISFVNSADIVSTTNNIPVNSGNANLKVITKVLNKNSPLISGMIAHYTIDINPLGLDLLDDQAAGSKLQAEDTLPDGLYLDLESIKLYEATPSCVSSGGTYSVVLTPNSTPIENATIDFDPQTRKLTVDIPNASARYVLTYDTFIVRTDTNLVNSVSLVGSVIPQSSENSNALNSMYISSSGFARMTLPAQKFVSIQIKKIDGSKNILQGAKFGLFANKTDTEPLVQATCDDATGICTLAVPKSLVNGLTTLYWKELAAPSGYALSNEWHELDIASHDPTAVIDVVNVDAAQSTSARIELIKTNDVSEGLAGAIFALYLDNECTIPVLNSSGEEMVALSDTDGKVTFNDLYPEQTYYIKELRAPVGYVLSELVTALTAKQTWASPHQIVNEANNVTLTLTKTDAIDAQNLLAGAVFALYDTADCSGPAIAQETTDSGGKLSFSGLAPQTHYYVKEVLAPGGYLRTTDIYHYFSDTNNNTITGQIGNYPIGWDEKGMITITKTNVDGTLKLSGARFALYRDDKVTRIGEKDTDQNGICTFTGLAAGTYYIKEVQAPSGYALSSEWFSVKVTLNSSESITIENKPTRRAPKKYNGEKPKDPWENFNLIKKPAPLPPVVEKVPNPKTGAEDI, from the coding sequence ACGTTTAAAAGATGGAGACCATGTAACAGAAACCGATGAGCTGACATGGCAGTTAAGTATTTCTGATAAAGCAATGGCACAGGGTGTCACCATTATTTTGCCGGATAGATTGCTGCCAAATATCACGGGAGCTAATCTGGATGACCTTTTTGCTACGACTGAAGGCAACGAGGTTTATCTTTGGTCTGAAACCAATCATGACTCTGGCAATTTGGATTCTGGAGAGCTCGTTTCTGGAGATCCCGATTCTAGTGAGGTGACAATGCGCACAGTGCGCATCCCCTGTATCATCGATGTTTCACAGGTTCACGATGGCCAGATTAACATCGCTGGTATGAATCTGAATGTCATTTTGTCTGCTGCTATGCCCTTATCTACACCGACGTTTAAAGCAATGACAGCAGATCCCGTCATTTCTTTGTTTACTACAAAAAGTGAAGCTGGTAAGACAGTAGCAGATCAAAATATCTCCGATGTCGCTTCTGTCAGTATGTATGATGAATTTTTGCTTCGCTTTAACTGGGATAATTTAGGCTCGTCGGCCAGTCCGTCAGACTTTTATGAGTTTGACCTACCCGAAGAGGTGAGCAGGCCGACCAGTACAGATTCCATGAACATATATCCTGTCCCCACTGCCGCCTACCCCGGTTTCCCGGTAGATAAACCTTTCGCGGTTTTAAGCTGGGAAGCAGGTAATCCCACTCTACGCATTACGTTTCAAGATCTGGGCCAATATGAATATGGTGGAAACATATATAACGCATTTGAATTGTTGGGCCAAACCGAGATAAATTTTCTATGTAATCTAGATCGCGATGCGCTTGATGCAGACGATCAGGGAAGAGTGACGATCGGTCTGCCTTCTTCGGTGACGGTTGTTATCGACGAATTGGTTCCCAAGCCACCACAGCTCAATAAAACAGCCGGAGAGATTGACGAGCACGGTGAGGTAGAGTGGACTATTACATATACACATCCCACCCAAGCTTATCACGGCGAAATCCCCACAAAACTGGTTGATGTGCTGCCTGATGGCATGGATTATGTCGCCAACAGCGCCCTGACCTCGGTAGATAACGTTGCTCAAACCGGTTTGGTCAATTTCCAAGACGGTATACTTAGCTGCGACTTATCTTCTATTGGGTCTGGCGAAACTTTAACACTCACCTATAAAACCCGCTTGACAGATTCTGAACTACAAAAAATATGGCTTTCTACTAGTCCGGACCAAAGATACTCCAACGCCGTCACCGCCGTTCACGACAGCGGAGCGGTTACAACCGAGGGAGATGGCAGCTATACTGTTGTTGTTGACGACAGCTGGCAAAACAGTATTGTCATTCAAAAAGACAGTCGCACCATCGCACCTGCTTCGGACGGTGACCTTTGGAGAATCGACTGGACAATTACCGTTCGCACGGCAAGTCGTAACTTTAAAACCCTTGAAGTGATCGACACCTTGGGTAAAGGCCTTAATTTAGAGCCTGGATCTATCGTCATCAAAGCGGATGATAGCCCCTACACCGCCGATACCGTTATCACATCAATGGACGGAAAGACCGTTATGACTGTTAAGTTGATTGAAAGCGGCATTCCCGAAACTGCCGCCGCAAAATACGAGATCAAATATTCAACAACTGTAAAACCTGAGTATTTTGAGCAAACAGGCGACCTAACCGATGAAAGCCTCAAAAACTTCGCTCAGCTTAGATATGAGTGGAAAGATTCTGGCAGTGGCACCGGTTTGGTATCACCCCCAGCAATTGAGAAAAACCCCTCTGATATTAATAATGATTTAATTCGAAAAGATAACGGTCAATATGATTATGTCAACCACAAAATGCCATGGACTATAACTGTCAACCCTAACAAAGTTAATTTAACCGAGGTTAAGTTAGAGGATGATTTGTCGTCGTCGTCCCCTGCGCATCGGTTTGTCGCCGATGACGGAGATTCCGTTAAGGCCATTGACGATATTAGAGCAGCTGTCATCGACGGCTTGACGCAAGCAGGGCTTGATTCAGCTGTTTTAAGCGATGTTACGATAGTTGATAATAAATTGACTATATTGCTCGGGAATCTTGGAGAAAACAGCTTTAAGTTTACAATTAACACCTATGTTTCTGACAATACGTTTTGGGCAAGCAATCAATCCGGAACCTTTAGAAATACAATTGTCATGAAGCAGGATGGAACCAAAGTCAATGGTCTGCCCATCTCTAAGGATGTTTCTGCAAATGATTACATCAAAGTTTACAATGAGGTACTCTCCAAAAAGCATATTGGCTTTGACCCCAAAACCAAAAAGGTGACATGGGCGCTTACCGTCAATAAAAATGCGTTGAACTTAGGTGACGTCACCATTACCGATACGCTAGCGCAGCATCTCATTTGTAATGTTGACGACGCTAAACTTGACGGCACCGCTTTCAGTGGTGACAACACTTTTGAGGTCGATGGACAGAACATTACAATCCGTCTAAAAGATGTACAGAGCAAGCATATCATTACTTTTACGACGACCATTGACATTAATGCACAAGAGCTGCGAGAACAACCTGAAATCTCCTTTGTCAATTCGGCCGACATTGTTAGCACAACTAATAATATACCGGTAAATAGCGGTAACGCTAATCTAAAGGTAATCACTAAAGTGCTCAATAAAAATTCCCCATTAATTAGCGGCATGATTGCCCACTACACCATAGACATCAACCCTTTGGGTCTAGATTTGCTTGATGATCAGGCTGCCGGCAGCAAACTTCAGGCTGAGGATACCCTTCCTGACGGTCTTTACCTTGATTTAGAAAGCATCAAGCTGTATGAGGCAACGCCCAGTTGCGTGTCCTCTGGCGGTACATATTCTGTTGTTTTAACACCCAACAGTACACCCATAGAAAACGCGACTATTGATTTTGATCCTCAAACTCGGAAGCTAACAGTGGATATTCCAAACGCTAGTGCAAGATATGTTCTTACTTACGATACTTTTATCGTTCGTACGGATACCAATCTTGTAAATAGCGTATCTCTGGTGGGCAGCGTAATTCCGCAAAGCAGCGAAAACAGCAACGCGCTAAACTCCATGTATATTAGCAGCTCGGGCTTTGCACGCATGACTTTACCTGCGCAAAAGTTTGTTTCCATTCAGATCAAAAAGATCGATGGCAGCAAAAATATATTGCAAGGCGCTAAATTTGGACTTTTCGCCAATAAAACGGATACCGAGCCCCTGGTGCAGGCAACTTGCGACGATGCCACCGGAATTTGCACGCTGGCCGTTCCTAAAAGCTTGGTGAACGGATTAACCACCCTTTACTGGAAGGAGCTTGCAGCGCCCAGTGGCTATGCACTCAGTAACGAGTGGCATGAGCTGGATATAGCCAGTCATGATCCAACCGCAGTTATTGACGTCGTAAATGTTGATGCTGCACAGTCAACCAGTGCCAGAATCGAGCTGATTAAGACAAATGATGTCAGCGAAGGTCTTGCAGGTGCAATTTTTGCTCTGTATTTAGACAACGAGTGTACAATTCCGGTTTTAAACAGCTCAGGCGAAGAAATGGTTGCCCTGAGCGACACCGACGGAAAGGTAACCTTTAATGATCTTTATCCAGAACAGACCTACTATATAAAAGAGCTGCGCGCTCCGGTAGGATATGTCCTTTCTGAACTTGTAACAGCCTTAACTGCCAAGCAGACATGGGCTTCACCACACCAAATTGTAAACGAAGCGAACAATGTTACGCTTACGCTCACAAAAACAGACGCTATTGATGCGCAAAACCTTCTTGCCGGTGCAGTTTTTGCACTGTATGATACTGCTGATTGTTCAGGGCCAGCAATAGCACAAGAAACCACTGATTCTGGCGGAAAATTAAGCTTCAGTGGATTGGCACCCCAAACGCACTATTATGTCAAAGAGGTTTTAGCACCGGGGGGTTATCTGAGAACGACTGATATTTACCATTACTTCTCAGATACGAACAACAACACAATCACCGGCCAGATTGGCAACTATCCAATTGGTTGGGATGAAAAGGGCATGATAACCATTACCAAAACGAATGTCGACGGCACACTAAAGCTTTCGGGCGCACGTTTTGCTTTGTATCGTGATGATAAGGTCACACGCATAGGCGAAAAAGATACTGACCAAAATGGCATTTGTACTTTTACCGGCCTTGCTGCGGGTACCTATTACATCAAGGAAGTACAAGCGCCGTCGGGGTATGCACTTTCTAGTGAATGGTTTTCTGTAAAGGTTACGCTTAATTCTTCAGAATCCATTACCATAGAAAACAAGCCCACTCGACGGGCACCCAAAAAATATAACGGCGAAAAACCGAAGGATCCTTGGGAGAATTTTAATTTAATTAAAAAGCCCGCTCCCCTCCCCCCTGTCGTTGAAAAAGTGCCTAACCCCAAAACAGGTGCCGAAGATATCTAA
- a CDS encoding N-acetyltransferase family protein, with amino-acid sequence MAYQIRAMVESDWPEVRQIYQEGLNTNLATFQSQCPTWGEWNASHLKDCRLVIIEDGKVIGWTALTAVSGRCAYAGVAEVSVYIAQNYRGHGVGKVLLLELIRSSEENGFWTLESGIMQDNTVSIRLHESCGFRMVGYREKIGRDRVGNWRNIVLMERRSAGDYVDGVCCCSAACCCNDEKI; translated from the coding sequence ATGGCTTATCAAATCAGAGCAATGGTTGAATCCGACTGGCCCGAAGTCAGACAAATCTATCAGGAGGGGTTGAATACCAACCTGGCGACATTTCAGTCGCAATGTCCGACCTGGGGCGAATGGAATGCCTCACACCTTAAAGATTGCAGGTTGGTTATCATAGAAGATGGTAAGGTAATTGGTTGGACAGCTTTGACCGCAGTGTCGGGCCGCTGTGCATATGCGGGTGTGGCGGAGGTTAGTGTCTACATAGCACAGAACTACCGTGGACATGGCGTGGGAAAGGTACTGTTGCTTGAACTAATTCGATCTTCCGAGGAAAATGGCTTCTGGACGCTTGAGTCTGGGATTATGCAAGATAATACGGTAAGCATCCGCCTGCATGAAAGCTGTGGGTTTCGAATGGTGGGTTATCGCGAAAAAATCGGTCGCGACCGCGTTGGGAACTGGAGAAATATTGTTTTGATGGAAAGGCGCAGCGCGGGCGATTACGTTGACGGTGTTTGCTGCTGCAGCGCGGCCTGTTGCTGCAACGATGAAAAGATATGA
- the lsrF gene encoding 3-hydroxy-5-phosphonooxypentane-2,4-dione thiolase, whose translation MADLDGIKVSKNYYVDEPFANDQSFYVKGANNLDWGMKKHLANIFNKKSGKTVMFAFDHGYFMGSTAGLERLDLIIPKLLPHVDVLMGTRGALRTCVPPECEKGIALRVTSGSSMLNDDLSHEVIAVDIEDCIRMNTDCMAIQTFIGGNGQLLSLDNLSKAVNAGLRYSIPTMGVVAVGKEMERTPKFFKLATRILAELGANIIKTYYCDDFQEVVAACPVPLVVAGGKKLPENEALTLAYNVILHGGAGVDMGRNIFQSNHPAVMAEAVAKIVHEGFTDKEAWEFYQEASNK comes from the coding sequence ATGGCAGATCTCGATGGCATCAAAGTATCCAAAAACTATTATGTGGATGAGCCATTTGCAAACGACCAGAGTTTCTACGTCAAAGGTGCAAATAATCTTGACTGGGGCATGAAAAAGCACCTTGCCAACATTTTTAATAAAAAAAGCGGAAAAACTGTTATGTTTGCATTTGACCACGGCTACTTCATGGGCTCGACTGCGGGCTTGGAGCGACTGGATTTGATTATCCCAAAGCTATTGCCCCATGTGGATGTTTTAATGGGCACGCGCGGTGCGCTGCGCACCTGCGTCCCACCAGAGTGCGAAAAGGGAATCGCTTTGCGTGTTACTTCTGGCTCTTCTATGCTCAATGACGATCTCTCTCACGAGGTGATCGCAGTTGACATCGAAGACTGCATTCGTATGAACACCGACTGCATGGCAATTCAAACCTTTATAGGCGGCAATGGGCAGCTTTTAAGCTTAGATAATCTTTCAAAAGCAGTCAACGCCGGTCTGCGTTACAGCATTCCCACTATGGGCGTTGTAGCGGTCGGCAAGGAAATGGAACGGACACCAAAATTCTTTAAGCTAGCCACCCGCATTTTGGCGGAGTTAGGCGCAAATATCATCAAAACATATTACTGCGATGATTTTCAAGAAGTTGTCGCAGCTTGCCCTGTTCCACTTGTCGTTGCCGGTGGCAAAAAATTGCCGGAAAATGAAGCGCTTACGTTGGCTTACAATGTCATTTTGCATGGCGGAGCGGGCGTGGATATGGGCAGAAATATCTTTCAGAGCAATCACCCTGCCGTCATGGCTGAAGCAGTCGCCAAGATTGTTCACGAAGGATTCACCGATAAGGAAGCCTGGGAATTTTATCAGGAAGCAAGTAACAAATAG
- a CDS encoding substrate-binding domain-containing protein: MKRILALTLAMTLALSLAACGNSAPASSTAAPASAPQTPSSAAAPASQEAATDGSVKGKTVVFVPKLTGNAFFESANKGAQEYAKSWGFTVDYQGSPNAAVADQVQVINNAIATGADAICVSSVDATGLDSALTDAIAAGMTVVTWDSDVSDTARSLMVSQGTPDLLGKMLVDMGADSLKNRGVDPVKDEVKYCWHYSQATVADQNSWQVAGEAYIKEKYPNWVNVAPSNYYSEQDAEKAVSIGASILEAQKDIDLIICNDSTALPGQLKAVQNAGLTQKDITITGFASPMSIKDYCEAGIIEQWGLWDCGLQGGIGVYLAAYLAAGNTVKVGDKLDIPNIGTVEIMPNDCLVEGATTAPTNNGVVLLPERAVFNKDNVNNYDF; encoded by the coding sequence ATGAAAAGGATTTTGGCTCTCACGCTTGCAATGACATTGGCGCTTTCATTAGCTGCATGCGGAAATTCCGCCCCTGCCTCTTCCACTGCGGCGCCCGCTTCGGCTCCGCAAACGCCTTCTTCCGCTGCCGCACCGGCATCTCAAGAAGCCGCGACCGACGGATCGGTGAAAGGCAAAACCGTCGTATTTGTCCCGAAGCTTACCGGAAACGCATTCTTTGAATCTGCCAACAAGGGCGCACAAGAATATGCCAAAAGCTGGGGATTCACCGTTGATTATCAGGGCAGCCCCAATGCCGCTGTTGCCGATCAGGTGCAGGTCATCAACAACGCCATTGCGACAGGTGCAGATGCCATTTGTGTCTCTTCGGTTGACGCTACCGGTCTTGACTCGGCGCTAACAGACGCTATTGCTGCGGGCATGACCGTCGTCACCTGGGACTCGGACGTTTCTGATACTGCGCGAAGCCTGATGGTCTCTCAGGGCACACCTGATCTCCTCGGTAAAATGTTGGTGGATATGGGCGCGGATTCCTTGAAGAACCGCGGTGTAGACCCCGTCAAGGACGAAGTAAAATATTGCTGGCACTACTCACAGGCAACGGTTGCCGACCAGAACTCCTGGCAGGTAGCCGGCGAAGCCTACATTAAAGAAAAGTATCCGAACTGGGTCAATGTTGCGCCGTCCAACTACTACTCGGAGCAGGACGCTGAAAAGGCCGTTTCTATCGGTGCTTCCATTCTCGAGGCACAGAAAGATATTGACCTCATCATCTGTAACGACTCTACCGCGTTGCCTGGCCAGCTTAAAGCTGTGCAGAATGCTGGACTGACTCAGAAGGACATAACCATCACCGGATTTGCCTCCCCAATGTCCATCAAGGATTATTGCGAGGCTGGAATCATTGAGCAGTGGGGCCTGTGGGATTGCGGTCTTCAGGGTGGTATTGGCGTCTATCTCGCCGCTTACCTCGCAGCAGGTAATACTGTTAAGGTCGGAGATAAGTTAGACATCCCGAACATTGGCACAGTTGAGATTATGCCCAACGACTGCCTGGTTGAAGGTGCTACCACTGCGCCGACAAACAATGGTGTGGTGCTTCTCCCCGAGCGCGCCGTCTTCAACAAAGATAACGTAAATAACTACGATTTCTAA
- a CDS encoding ABC transporter permease, producing the protein MNSTFIKRLKKPLASWEAALLTILVLEIVIFSMASSKFTLARMLLSINDIISICIISLFVTFVMITGGIDIQAGSIVGLTSIVIGVSWQDAGLNIWVAVILSMVIAAFCGALSGFFVAYCKVQPMVVTLGGSFLYSGVALLISNLSATASYKGISGFPEQFTRIAKYKMFGVIPFQIILFVVLITICYILLHKSKYGRRVFLVGVNQQAAEMSGINTRLVIMSTYMLSAVGASIAGIVLTAYLGTAKSDIGLSFTLPIITAVVLGGTLNTGGKGSIIGTALAAVVIGVLKFGLPLCFKVSTQYLDIPVGMLLLIVIIGRSLAQNRSFSIMFRKLFKAGVKNT; encoded by the coding sequence ATGAACAGTACGTTTATCAAGCGCTTAAAAAAGCCTTTAGCCAGTTGGGAAGCGGCACTGCTCACCATCCTCGTTTTGGAAATTGTCATTTTTTCTATGGCCAGCAGCAAGTTTACTCTGGCACGTATGCTCCTGTCGATCAATGACATCATTTCAATCTGTATCATTTCCCTGTTTGTGACCTTTGTTATGATTACAGGCGGAATTGATATACAAGCTGGTTCTATTGTCGGTTTGACCTCTATTGTTATTGGGGTCAGCTGGCAGGACGCGGGGTTGAATATCTGGGTAGCGGTTATTCTTTCGATGGTCATAGCAGCATTTTGCGGGGCACTTTCGGGTTTTTTTGTAGCTTACTGTAAAGTGCAGCCCATGGTGGTGACGCTAGGCGGTAGCTTTCTTTACTCTGGCGTGGCCCTGCTGATATCAAATCTTTCTGCAACTGCGAGCTACAAGGGCATCAGCGGCTTTCCGGAGCAGTTCACCCGCATAGCCAAATATAAAATGTTCGGCGTTATCCCATTCCAGATCATTCTGTTTGTCGTGTTAATTACCATTTGTTACATATTGCTGCACAAATCTAAATACGGAAGACGCGTATTTCTGGTTGGAGTTAATCAACAGGCAGCCGAAATGTCGGGTATTAACACACGTCTCGTCATCATGAGTACCTATATGCTTTCAGCCGTGGGGGCTTCCATCGCCGGTATTGTGTTGACCGCTTATCTGGGTACCGCCAAGAGCGATATCGGCCTTTCGTTTACGCTACCTATTATCACGGCCGTTGTCCTCGGCGGAACGCTTAACACTGGTGGCAAGGGCAGCATCATCGGTACAGCGCTGGCTGCCGTGGTGATCGGCGTACTCAAGTTTGGACTTCCTCTCTGCTTTAAGGTAAGCACGCAATATCTTGATATCCCAGTGGGTATGCTGCTGCTTATTGTTATAATCGGGCGCTCTCTGGCACAAAACCGCAGCTTTTCTATAATGTTTCGCAAACTATTCAAGGCGGGAGTAAAAAACACCTAA
- a CDS encoding ABC transporter permease, with protein MNLIKKFIKAREISSLMFLVLLFGGVGLINPAFLAPTSLINCLNDSVVFTLLAAGIAFVILTGEIDVSIGATLGLSAAVSSTLLRDGASWGIAFVAGICVGSVIGLINGWGIAVMGIPSLIFTLGTNGVVRGLIYVYTHGAWVENLPAEFTLVSQKKLVGSLTVFYAVVLIAIIAIHVILTRTRRGKYFISVGDNAAGATLVGIPVRTTKICAYILCGAFAAVAGIVYSSRIGFITPTAGVNYEMKAIAACVLGGISLTGGLGSIIGSSIGAIIMSSISRILVFLGFSSDYDNTITGVLLITIVVVDALMQQRVAEKNRRERLSARTSAVQITKGGQTT; from the coding sequence ATGAACCTAATCAAAAAGTTTATTAAAGCGCGCGAGATAAGCAGCCTGATGTTTCTCGTTCTTTTATTCGGCGGAGTCGGCTTGATCAATCCAGCTTTTCTTGCACCCACTTCACTGATCAACTGCCTGAATGACAGTGTTGTTTTTACCTTGCTCGCAGCCGGTATCGCATTTGTCATACTGACCGGTGAGATTGATGTTTCGATAGGTGCCACACTGGGCCTTTCGGCGGCAGTATCGTCAACGTTGCTTCGCGACGGAGCAAGCTGGGGTATCGCTTTTGTCGCCGGAATTTGCGTAGGTAGCGTCATCGGGCTAATCAATGGCTGGGGCATCGCGGTCATGGGCATACCTTCCCTTATATTCACATTAGGCACAAACGGCGTGGTTAGAGGGCTGATCTATGTTTACACCCATGGTGCCTGGGTCGAGAATCTGCCCGCTGAATTCACCCTCGTATCGCAGAAAAAGCTCGTTGGCAGTTTAACTGTTTTTTATGCCGTTGTCCTAATCGCCATCATTGCAATTCATGTCATTTTAACCCGAACGCGCCGAGGTAAATATTTTATTTCGGTTGGTGACAATGCCGCCGGCGCAACGCTGGTTGGAATTCCGGTGCGCACCACAAAAATTTGCGCTTATATTCTGTGCGGCGCTTTTGCCGCTGTCGCAGGCATTGTCTACTCCTCACGAATCGGCTTTATTACGCCGACAGCCGGCGTCAACTACGAGATGAAAGCCATCGCAGCCTGCGTCCTCGGTGGAATAAGCCTTACCGGTGGACTGGGCAGCATCATCGGCTCGTCAATAGGGGCCATAATCATGTCCTCAATCAGTCGCATACTGGTTTTTCTCGGTTTCTCATCCGACTACGACAATACCATCACTGGTGTTTTGTTAATTACAATCGTGGTTGTAGACGCCCTGATGCAACAGCGAGTGGCTGAGAAAAACCGCAGAGAGCGGCTGTCAGCCCGCACCTCGGCAGTGCAAATAACCAAGGGGGGGCAAACGACATGA
- a CDS encoding sugar ABC transporter ATP-binding protein, protein MAEQKAANATILSALNIHKSFGQNAVLKGIDLTVNAGEVVALIGGNGAGKSTLMKIIMGIYQPDNGSIEIDGKKVHLTKPALALSHGIYMVPQEPMIFPNMTVEENILIGFEQKTSILRSRLATLMDEVGWQLDMNRKASSLSIAEQQLVEILRGLLRNARLLILDEPTSALTFDEVGSLFACIADLKAKNIGIIYITHRLNEVFEIATHVAILRDGIVTLRGPIEDFTREMLVKGLLPPSIEVKCDEKTGCRITAIDYTTLKPVLTVKELSGYGFSNINLEVYPGEILGVAGVVGAGRTELATTIIGRDTILSGKVLLKDRDITGFSTAKVIQAGINYVPEDRHLHGLFKISDVAANTTSSILYNLSMGRFFLSKKAECDLTECYVQDFHIKVTGQDQITGSLSGGNQQKIVIGRALSTNPNLVILDEPTRGIDAAARAEVYTIIHKLRDQGVAIMLISSDMEEIIELSDRVVTMYQGRINSEFSKEEINQDSLMSAAFGVLDGKQVRT, encoded by the coding sequence ATGGCAGAACAAAAGGCGGCCAATGCTACTATTCTTTCCGCCCTGAATATCCATAAGTCTTTCGGGCAAAACGCCGTTCTTAAAGGCATTGATCTAACGGTCAACGCAGGCGAAGTGGTCGCGCTTATCGGCGGCAACGGCGCAGGCAAAAGCACCTTAATGAAAATTATTATGGGAATTTACCAGCCGGACAACGGCAGTATTGAAATTGATGGCAAAAAGGTTCATCTTACAAAGCCCGCGCTGGCCTTGTCTCACGGCATATATATGGTGCCACAGGAGCCGATGATATTCCCGAATATGACGGTAGAGGAAAACATTCTTATCGGTTTTGAACAGAAAACCTCCATCCTGCGCAGCAGACTAGCGACGCTTATGGATGAAGTAGGCTGGCAGCTGGATATGAACAGAAAGGCGAGTAGTCTTTCGATAGCGGAGCAGCAACTGGTAGAAATACTAAGGGGGCTGCTGCGAAATGCGCGTCTACTTATTTTGGATGAGCCAACCAGCGCCCTTACCTTCGACGAGGTAGGCAGCTTGTTTGCCTGCATAGCCGATTTAAAGGCCAAGAACATCGGCATCATCTATATCACGCATCGTCTTAACGAAGTGTTCGAAATTGCCACTCACGTTGCTATTCTTAGAGATGGCATTGTAACACTGCGCGGGCCGATAGAAGACTTCACGCGCGAAATGTTGGTCAAGGGTCTGCTACCCCCGAGTATCGAGGTGAAATGTGACGAAAAGACCGGGTGCAGAATAACCGCAATTGACTACACAACTTTGAAGCCGGTGCTCACTGTCAAAGAACTTTCTGGTTACGGGTTTAGCAACATCAATTTAGAGGTCTATCCGGGTGAAATATTGGGCGTTGCGGGCGTTGTGGGTGCCGGACGAACCGAGCTTGCAACCACCATAATCGGGCGGGATACTATTTTAAGTGGAAAAGTCCTGCTGAAAGACAGGGATATCACCGGTTTTTCCACAGCCAAAGTCATACAGGCCGGCATCAACTATGTACCGGAGGACCGGCATTTGCATGGTCTGTTTAAGATTAGCGATGTGGCGGCAAATACAACTTCCTCCATCCTTTATAATCTTTCGATGGGCAGGTTTTTTCTCAGCAAAAAGGCGGAGTGCGACCTAACTGAATGCTACGTTCAGGATTTTCACATTAAGGTGACCGGTCAGGATCAGATAACGGGCAGCCTTTCGGGCGGAAACCAGCAAAAAATCGTCATTGGCAGAGCGCTTTCCACCAATCCCAATCTGGTTATACTCGACGAGCCCACCAGAGGAATAGATGCCGCAGCACGCGCCGAAGTATACACCATAATCCACAAGCTACGCGATCAGGGTGTCGCCATCATGCTCATCTCTTCGGATATGGAAGAAATAATCGAACTTTCAGATCGTGTTGTCACGATGTATCAGGGGCGAATTAACAGCGAGTTTTCAAAGGAAGAGATCAATCAGGACAGCCTGATGTCGGCCGCCTTTGGCGTATTGGACGGAAAGCAGGTGCGCACATGA